The proteins below come from a single Lineus longissimus chromosome 5, tnLinLong1.2, whole genome shotgun sequence genomic window:
- the LOC135487730 gene encoding SH3 domain-containing protein Dlish-like produces MAFLCPARIKKEWKKRVQANSRPRDKPTAPGRITGSASMDTLVRVAVEKNNGGRKMIMMVLYDFTPYTDDELGVKRGDRVRVLYRELEWAYAIRDDGVEGFLPWSYLASPAKLSRRAVPGDVGCDCLRCTELHASPVSCMTKKMSSLTLASTKAVQFSTAPSTNDSTDSTDSFSHSTRSRTCHSTSESDSTASTNMDHIRYRPAADNVARLGAYISSTTKLNQDPRKRQASPRVEIPEGAIAGHGTTSGVYTDSDSPRTDSAPSDHSPNSRRQVKPKRITFKPASSDSDSGCERTTKPPKQTRTKDAKIAKTPSHETQLSTSIETFEKQPLGNYLVMFPFEANQENDLSVRPGEFVTALNKDDPDWYWVKTRDGEEGFVPSAYLCDVKGPDLQQDLDCYNADESAMTEDCFPDAPIFTSTPARPTMNRRPMPKKMLILFDYEARQTDDIGVTQGQYVYADMDNQRFLDWIWVYSPVSQKEGFIPREYTKPPQGALMSTEL; encoded by the exons ATGGCGTTTCTGTGTCCAGCTCGGATCAAGAAGGAATGGAAGAAGCGAG TTCAAGCCAACTCCCGTCCACGAGACAAGCCCACCGCTCCAGGTCGCATCACCGGCAGCGCCAGCATGGATACCTTAGTCCGAGTCGCCGTGGAGAAGAACAACGGAGGCCgaaagatgataatgatggttCTGTACGACTTCACCCCCTACACTGACGATGAGTTAGGTGTGAAGAGAGGAGACCGAGTACGTGTCCTGTACCGAGAACTTGAGTGGGCCTACGCAATCAGAGACGACGGAGTTGAAGGCTTCCTGCCCTGGTCCTACCTCGCCTCTCCCGCAAAGCTCAGCAGACGAGCCGTACCTGGCGacgttggttgtgactgtctacGCTGCACCGAACTCCACGCATCACCCGTTTCTTGTATGACGAAGAAGATGTCCTCGCTCACGCTCGCCTCGACGAAAGCTGTTCAATTCTCCACGGCTCCTTCTACGAACGATTCCACCGATTCTACAGACTCGTTTTCCCACAGCACGAGATCTAGAACCTGCCACAGCACGTCCGAGTCCGACAGCACAGCCAGCACCAACATGGATCACATTCGTTACAGACCCGCCGCAGACAACGTCGCACGCCTTGGAGCATACATTAGCAGCACTACGAAACTGAACCAAGACCCACGTAAACGCCAAGCCAGCCCCCGAGTCGAGATACCAGAAGGAGCGATCGCAGGACATGGTACAACCAGCGGCGTCTACACAGACAGCGACAGTCCACGAACCGATTCCGCACCATCTGATCACAGTCCAAACAGCAGACGACAAGTTAAGCCGAAACGAATTACATTCAAGCCCGCTTCCAGTGACTCCGATTCCGGATGCGAGCGGACGACGAAACCTCCCAAGCAGACGAGAACGAAAGACGCAAAGATCGCCAAGACACCGTCGCACGAAACGCAGCTATCTACGAGTATCGAAACGTTTGAGAAACAACCACTTGGTAACTACCTCGTGATGTTCCCGTTCGAAGCCAACCAAGAGAACGATCTATCCGTCCGTCCGGGAGAATTCGTGACCGCACTCAACAAAGACGATCCTGATTGGTATTGGGTGAAGACACGTGACGGTGAAGAGGGATTCGTTCCAAGCGCCTACCTCTGTGACGTCAAGGGACCCGACCTCCAGCAAGACTTGGATTGCTATAACG CTGATGAATCTGCCATGACTGAAGACTGCTTCCCTGACGCACCGATCTTCACCTCGACACCCGCTCGTCCAACCATGAACAGACGACCGATGCCAAAAAAGATGTTGATCCTTTTCGACTACGAGGCCAGGCAGACCGACGACATCGGCGTGACGCAGGGCCAGTACGTTTACGCCGACATGGACAACCAACGTTTCTTGGACTGGATCTGGGTCTACTCGCCAGTGTCGCAGAAGGAAGGTTTCATCCCGAGAGAGTACACCAAGCCACCACAAGGAGCCCTCATGTCTACAGAGTTGTAA
- the LOC135487727 gene encoding SH3 domain-containing protein Dlish-like has product MAFLCPARIKKEWKKRVQASSRPRDKPAAPGRITGSASMDTLVRVALEKNNGGRKMIMMVLHDFTPCTDDELGVKRGERVRVLYRELEWAYAIRDDGVEGFLPWSYLASPAKLSRRTPMPRDESAFADMTNEMSGLTLASTKAVQFSTGHHSTNASSFAFSQSTRVYNSTSQSDTTASTDHIRHKPAADNIARLGGYVASTPKRHAHIRPASPRDDGTSSGVYTDDSDSPRTQSTSSNRNPSTRQVHPKRITPVTMASDTDSGCEQTTEDPKQTKTKDAKTATKTPSHETQLSTSIETFEKQPLGNYIVMFPFEANQENDLSVCPGEYLTALNKDDPDWYWVKTRDGDEGFVPSAYLCDVKGPALPQDLDSYNADESAMTEDCLPDAPVFTSTPARPTMNRRPMPKKMLILFDYEARQTDDISVTQGQYVYADMDNQRFLDWIWVYSPVSQKEGFIPRDFAKPPQ; this is encoded by the exons ATGGCGTTTCTGTGTCCAGCTAGGATCAAGAAGGAATGGAAGAAGCGAG TTCAAGCCAGCTCCCGTCCACGAGACAAGCCCGCCGCTCCAGGTCGCATCACCGGCAGCGCCAGCATGGATACCTTAGTCCGAGTCGCCTTGGAGAAGAATAACGGAGGCCgaaagatgatcatgatggttCTGCACGACTTCACCCCCTGTACCGACGACGAGTTAGGCGTGAAGAGAGGAGAGCGAGTACGTGTACTTTACCGAGAACTCGAGTGGGCCTACGCTATCAGAGACGATGGAGTTGAAGGATTCCTGCCCTGGTCCTACCTTGCTTCTCCTGCCAAGCTTAGCAGGCGAACGCCGATGCCAAGAGACGAATCAGCATTTGCCGATATGACGAACGAGATGTCTGGCCTCACGCTCGCCTCCACTAAAGCTGTCCAGTTTTCAACGGGCCACCACTCTACGAATGCCTCCAGCTTCGCCTTCTCCCAGAGTACGAGAGTCTACAACAGTACGTCCCAGTCCGACAccacagccagcactgatcACATCCGCCACAAACCCGCCGCAGACAACATTGCACGCCTTGGAGGATACGTTGCTAGCACCCCGAAACGACACGCCCACATACGTCCAGCCAGTCCACGAGACGATGGTACCAGTAGCGGTGTTTACACTGACGACAGCGACAGCCCACGAACCCAGTCCACCTCATCTAATCGCAATCCCAGTACAAGACAAGTTCATCCGAAACGAATTACGCCTGTCACCATGGCCAGCGACACTGATTCCGGATGCGAGCAGACGACGGAAGATCCAAAGCAGACGAAAACGAAAGACGCAAAGACCGCCACCAAGACACCGTCACACGAAACGCAGCTGTCTACGAGTATCGAAACGTTTGAGAAACAACCACTCGGCAACTACATCGTGATGTTCCCGTTCGAAGCAAACCAAGAGAACGATCTGTCCGTCTGTCCGGGTGAATACTTGACCGCACTCAACAAAGACGATCCTGATTGGTACTGGGTGAAGACACGTGACGGTGATGAGGGATTCGTACCAAGCGCCTACCTCTGCGACGTCAAGGGACCCGCCCTACCGCAAGACTTGGACAGCTATAATG CTGATGAATCTGCCATGACTGAAGACTGCCTCCCTGACGCTCCGGTCTTCACCTCGACGCCGGCTCGTCCCACCATGAACAGACGACCGATGCCGAAGAAGATGTTGATCCTTTTCGACTACGAGGCCAGGCAGACCGACGACATCAGCGTGACGCAGGGCCAGTACGTTTACGCCGACATGGACAACCAACGTTTCTTGGACTGGATCTGGGTCTACTCTCCAGTGTCACAGAAGGAAGGTTTCATCCCGAGAGATTTCGCCAAGCCACCGCAGTGA